The proteins below are encoded in one region of Treponema primitia ZAS-1:
- a CDS encoding nitroreductase family protein has translation MSKSTLKDLKTRRSIRSYKPEQITDEELDLILEAGTWAPTGGGSQSPVIVAVQNKTVLNKLEKLNAEVLKDPKAKPFYGAPTVLAVLVDKTKNTPLEDGALVLGNLQNAAWAVGVDSCWIHRAKQVFESEEGKELLKKWKLDSDTYFGVGFCILGYAKEGPRPKPAARKAGYIIKVK, from the coding sequence ATGAGTAAGAGTACCCTGAAGGATCTCAAAACACGGCGGAGTATCCGTTCCTACAAACCGGAACAGATAACTGATGAAGAATTAGATTTAATCCTCGAGGCCGGCACTTGGGCCCCCACGGGCGGCGGTTCCCAATCGCCGGTGATCGTGGCGGTGCAGAACAAGACGGTGCTTAACAAGCTGGAAAAGCTCAACGCCGAGGTGCTTAAGGATCCTAAGGCTAAGCCCTTCTACGGAGCTCCCACGGTACTGGCGGTGCTGGTGGACAAGACCAAGAATACCCCCCTGGAGGACGGCGCCCTGGTATTGGGCAATTTACAAAACGCTGCCTGGGCCGTTGGGGTGGATTCCTGCTGGATACACCGGGCCAAACAGGTGTTTGAAAGTGAAGAAGGTAAGGAACTTCTCAAGAAATGGAAACTGGACAGTGATACATACTTTGGGGTTGGTTTCTGTATCCTCGGCTATGCCAAGGAGGGGCCCAGACCCAAGCCCGCCGCCAGGAAAGCAGGGTACATCATCAAGGTAAAGTAA
- a CDS encoding ROK family protein — protein sequence MVHQFGSISKPDIALRLGISLPTAVQSVKSLQLEGLLDEGDLLESTGGRKATAIVFRKNARFAIGVDITRNHISIVLINLAADIIEGTRIEMPYRNESDYYQEVGRSIKAMITVSGINPEDILGVGFSAPGVLTEDGQMILYSHVLQVSALQCPTISRDLPYPSVLCNDANAAGIAEMWKHKDEPNAVYLSLSDTVGGAILLHDELYLGENQRGGEFGHMTMVQDGLPCYCGKKGCMDAYCSALTLSRFTGGNLGLFFERLKAGDKSIHAIWDQYVSYLAVALNNLIVSFDCKVILGGYLGEYLEEYVDEIRGQAAKLTTFSGNENYITACTYKREAAAVGAALLYVRPFIRQQN from the coding sequence TTGGTACATCAATTTGGAAGCATTTCAAAACCGGATATTGCGCTTCGATTGGGTATCAGTCTGCCAACGGCTGTTCAAAGCGTAAAAAGTCTCCAACTGGAAGGACTTTTGGATGAGGGGGATCTGCTGGAATCCACGGGCGGACGGAAAGCAACGGCGATTGTTTTTCGGAAAAATGCCAGATTTGCCATTGGGGTGGATATTACCCGGAATCATATCAGCATCGTACTTATCAATTTGGCCGCAGATATTATTGAAGGTACCCGGATCGAAATGCCCTACCGGAATGAGAGCGACTATTATCAGGAAGTAGGCCGATCAATAAAAGCTATGATTACCGTTTCCGGAATTAACCCGGAGGATATACTGGGGGTAGGCTTTTCAGCCCCCGGGGTACTTACTGAGGATGGTCAGATGATCCTCTATTCCCATGTGCTGCAGGTTTCCGCCCTACAATGTCCTACCATTAGCCGGGACCTACCGTATCCTTCGGTATTGTGCAACGATGCCAATGCGGCGGGGATTGCAGAAATGTGGAAGCATAAGGATGAACCCAATGCGGTCTATCTGTCCCTAAGCGATACCGTGGGTGGGGCTATTCTCCTTCATGATGAACTGTACCTGGGGGAGAACCAGCGGGGAGGTGAATTCGGCCACATGACCATGGTGCAGGACGGTCTGCCCTGCTATTGCGGTAAGAAGGGCTGTATGGACGCCTATTGTTCCGCCCTGACCCTGTCACGATTTACCGGGGGTAATCTTGGGTTGTTTTTTGAACGGCTGAAAGCGGGGGATAAGAGTATCCACGCTATTTGGGATCAATATGTGTCCTATTTGGCTGTTGCGCTGAATAACCTTATCGTTTCATTTGACTGCAAGGTGATCCTCGGGGGGTATTTGGGAGAATACCTGGAAGAATATGTGGATGAAATACGAGGGCAGGCAGCGAAATTGACCACTTTCTCAGGGAATGAAAACTATATAACCGCCTGTACCTATAAAAGGGAAGCCGCCGCAGTTGGCGCGGCGCTGCTGTACGTCCGGCCATTTATCCGGCAGCAAAATTGA
- a CDS encoding SDR family oxidoreductase gives MSYLEKLFGLNGKTAIVTGGGRGIGQVVALGLAKAGAEIAIISRTGADETVRLIEKEGGKAYSLLADVTKESEVDTALKTVVSRSGSLDIVFNNAGVCIHKDTLEASIAEWREVLDINLTGEYIVARAAGKIMIERHIKGSIINMASMSGSIVNVPQWQASYNASKAGVIHMTRSLAVEWSQYGIRVNSLSPGYIGTPMSVDTPQELKDAWMPLIPAHRMGDPEELVGAVIYLAAASSGYTNGSDLIVDGAYVCM, from the coding sequence ATGAGTTATCTGGAAAAATTATTTGGCCTTAATGGAAAGACGGCAATTGTTACCGGCGGCGGCAGGGGCATAGGCCAGGTGGTTGCCCTTGGGCTTGCTAAGGCGGGGGCGGAGATCGCCATTATTTCCCGTACCGGGGCTGATGAAACGGTTCGGCTTATCGAGAAGGAAGGTGGGAAAGCCTACAGCCTCCTGGCGGATGTTACCAAGGAAAGCGAAGTGGATACTGCCCTTAAAACGGTGGTTTCCCGATCCGGTTCCCTGGATATTGTTTTTAATAATGCCGGGGTTTGTATCCACAAGGATACCCTGGAGGCCAGTATCGCCGAATGGCGGGAAGTGCTGGATATCAATCTGACCGGTGAATATATCGTCGCCCGGGCGGCGGGAAAGATCATGATTGAACGGCACATTAAAGGAAGTATTATCAACATGGCTTCCATGTCCGGTTCCATTGTGAATGTACCCCAATGGCAGGCTTCCTATAACGCTTCTAAAGCCGGTGTTATCCACATGACCCGTTCCTTGGCGGTGGAATGGTCCCAGTACGGTATCCGGGTGAACAGCCTGAGTCCGGGGTATATCGGCACTCCCATGAGCGTCGATACCCCTCAGGAACTGAAGGACGCCTGGATGCCCCTGATCCCCGCCCATCGTATGGGTGATCCCGAAGAATTGGTGGGGGCAGTGATCTATCTGGCCGCAGCAAGTTCAGGTTACACCAACGGGAGCGACCTGATTGTCGATGGAGCGTATGTTTGTATGTAA
- a CDS encoding substrate-binding domain-containing protein, with product MKKVLVCFLIFAACTFSFAAGSKDTAGKGHLFGFTAMDLTNPPLVTLRDSVQKAVEAKGDRLISVDGYLDQTKQNNGIEDMITQGIEILFLQPVDSQSVQPALEACKAAGIKVVVVDSGVARADLTASFVSSDSIQAGKLSGQAIIDALPNGGKLALIENPLAESIVSRVKGLESALQGSKVTIVERKSISRMEQALPTAEDILQAHPDLDAFWGLNDDVSLIIQGAVESSGAAAKVKVFSIDGTPSGKRSVARNGLYAVVAQSDILMGTTAADVAYKILAGEKVDPVYLIDTKLIDRKNIGQFDVDSWE from the coding sequence ATGAAAAAGGTTTTAGTATGTTTCTTGATTTTCGCAGCCTGTACATTCAGTTTTGCCGCAGGGTCGAAGGATACCGCCGGTAAGGGGCACCTGTTTGGTTTTACCGCTATGGATTTGACCAATCCCCCCCTGGTTACTTTGAGGGATAGTGTTCAAAAGGCAGTTGAAGCCAAAGGGGATCGCCTGATTTCTGTTGATGGGTACCTTGATCAGACTAAGCAGAATAATGGTATTGAGGATATGATTACCCAGGGTATTGAGATCCTGTTTCTGCAGCCCGTCGATTCCCAGAGCGTTCAGCCGGCCTTGGAAGCCTGCAAAGCTGCCGGGATAAAGGTAGTGGTTGTTGATTCCGGTGTTGCCAGAGCGGATCTTACCGCATCATTTGTTTCATCAGACAGTATTCAAGCAGGAAAACTGAGCGGACAGGCGATTATCGACGCCCTCCCTAACGGCGGTAAACTTGCCCTTATTGAAAATCCTCTGGCGGAATCGATTGTTTCCCGGGTTAAGGGTTTGGAATCCGCGCTTCAGGGCAGCAAGGTTACTATTGTGGAGCGGAAGTCTATTTCCAGAATGGAACAAGCCCTTCCCACCGCAGAGGATATACTCCAGGCGCATCCCGACTTAGACGCCTTCTGGGGCCTGAATGATGATGTAAGTCTGATTATCCAGGGCGCCGTAGAATCCTCCGGGGCCGCTGCTAAAGTTAAGGTCTTCAGTATTGATGGTACCCCTTCGGGGAAAAGATCCGTTGCCCGGAACGGTTTATACGCCGTAGTCGCCCAGTCTGATATACTGATGGGGACCACCGCTGCGGATGTTGCATATAAAATCCTGGCGGGGGAAAAAGTAGATCCCGTTTACCTTATTGATACCAAGCTTATTGACAGGAAAAACATCGGACAGTTTGACGTTGATTCTTGGGAATAA
- a CDS encoding sugar ABC transporter ATP-binding protein, with protein sequence MKDTVLLEMKNITKQFPGIKALDGVDFDLQAGEVHALLGENGAGKSTLIKILGGIYPKDGGDILINGTPVDIHEVNNARDLGISVIHQELVLVPQLSVAENIFLGREPRKRNRLIDFDVMRKEAGRILSELDLSIDPDKRVWRLSIAQQQMVEVAKAISFNAKIIVMDEPTSSITSKDVDALFTKIRRLRSMGIGIIYISHRMSELQEIADRVTVLRDGKYVATKKTAETSNDELIALMVGRAMTNYYTRTYNKYPEIILKVDHMTTPVVHDISFELKKGEILGFSGLIGAGRTEAILGLMGLHEVLSGKIYLEGKELSPKLSVRNHIRKGMALVPEDRKGEGIFPLRSLRFNMTLKVLGQFIKGVVNNLQEEHRITDNGIEKLSIRSANDLVPIGLLSGGNQQKVILASWLATNPKILILDEPTKGIDVGAKGEIYEIMNELAKAGVAIIMISSELPEVINMSDRVVVMREGRIQKILDQGEISQETIMQYAVAI encoded by the coding sequence TTGAAAGATACCGTGCTTTTGGAAATGAAAAATATCACTAAGCAATTCCCCGGAATCAAGGCTTTGGATGGGGTTGATTTTGATCTGCAGGCCGGGGAAGTTCATGCCCTGCTTGGAGAGAACGGCGCAGGAAAATCAACCCTTATTAAAATCTTAGGCGGTATATACCCCAAGGATGGGGGGGATATCCTCATCAATGGTACCCCTGTGGATATTCACGAGGTGAATAATGCCAGAGATTTGGGTATCAGTGTCATCCATCAGGAATTGGTTCTTGTTCCCCAGTTAAGCGTGGCGGAAAATATTTTTCTTGGGCGGGAGCCGCGAAAGCGGAATCGCTTGATCGACTTTGATGTCATGCGCAAAGAAGCAGGACGGATTCTTTCAGAGCTGGATTTGAGTATAGATCCTGATAAAAGAGTGTGGAGACTGTCCATTGCCCAACAACAGATGGTTGAGGTAGCAAAGGCAATTTCGTTTAACGCAAAGATAATTGTAATGGATGAACCCACCTCTTCCATAACCAGTAAGGATGTGGATGCGCTCTTTACAAAAATAAGACGTTTACGGTCCATGGGAATTGGTATTATTTATATTTCCCACCGCATGAGCGAGCTCCAGGAAATTGCCGACAGGGTAACGGTACTGCGGGACGGGAAATATGTGGCAACAAAAAAAACGGCGGAGACTTCGAATGACGAATTGATAGCCCTTATGGTCGGCAGGGCTATGACCAACTACTATACCCGGACTTATAATAAGTATCCCGAAATTATTCTTAAAGTGGATCATATGACCACCCCAGTGGTGCATGATATCAGTTTTGAGTTAAAAAAAGGAGAAATCCTTGGATTTTCCGGCCTTATCGGGGCCGGCAGAACCGAGGCCATATTGGGCCTCATGGGGCTCCATGAGGTGCTGTCAGGAAAAATCTATCTGGAGGGGAAGGAGCTTTCCCCCAAATTAAGCGTAAGAAACCATATCCGTAAAGGGATGGCCCTGGTGCCCGAGGACCGGAAAGGGGAAGGTATATTCCCGCTCCGCTCCCTCCGCTTTAATATGACCTTAAAGGTTTTGGGGCAATTCATCAAAGGGGTGGTGAACAATTTACAGGAAGAGCACAGGATTACTGATAATGGCATAGAAAAATTATCAATCCGCTCTGCCAATGATCTGGTTCCCATAGGACTTCTCTCCGGGGGAAATCAACAAAAAGTAATATTGGCTTCTTGGCTGGCAACTAACCCAAAAATATTGATTTTGGATGAACCGACCAAGGGAATTGACGTGGGCGCAAAGGGCGAGATCTACGAAATCATGAATGAACTTGCTAAAGCGGGGGTTGCCATCATTATGATTTCCAGTGAGCTGCCGGAAGTAATAAATATGAGCGACCGGGTAGTGGTAATGAGAGAAGGCAGAATCCAGAAGATCCTTGATCAAGGGGAAATTTCTCAGGAAACAATAATGCAATATGCGGTAGCAATATAA
- a CDS encoding ABC transporter permease translates to MKADIIQKLGIRNFGSGVAAYLRRNAGIMIGLVLVCIVISIRSPIFLTQRNIMNVLRQISTNMYLATSMTLILIAGGIDLSVGSALAVIGVLSGTLLLSGISVPLVIIICLIAGVFIGLINGIIISRTTLPPFIVTFSMMSILRGTAYVYTGGVTARIDNPVFINLGTGYLGIVPLPVIYMLVIMFIVFLILNKSALGRHIYATGGNERAAIYSGINVRRIRLFVYIFSGVMASVAGMTLAARSYSGNPIFGNGAEMDAIAACVLGGVSMNGDGGFIGGTFIGALIIGVLNNGLNLMGIDSFWQTILKGVVILVAVYVDYLKSLKKAGIK, encoded by the coding sequence GTGAAAGCTGACATTATACAAAAACTTGGGATCCGAAATTTTGGCAGCGGTGTAGCAGCTTATTTGCGGCGAAACGCGGGAATAATGATAGGCTTGGTACTGGTGTGTATTGTTATTTCCATCCGGTCCCCCATCTTTCTAACCCAGCGTAATATTATGAATGTACTGCGGCAGATATCAACAAATATGTATCTGGCCACATCCATGACCTTGATCCTTATTGCCGGAGGGATCGACCTGTCCGTGGGGTCCGCCCTTGCGGTGATCGGGGTCCTTAGCGGAACCCTGCTCTTGTCCGGTATATCGGTACCCTTGGTAATTATCATATGCCTTATAGCCGGAGTTTTTATCGGTCTCATTAACGGAATTATTATTTCACGTACCACCCTGCCGCCCTTTATTGTTACCTTCTCCATGATGAGCATTTTGCGGGGTACAGCCTATGTGTACACCGGCGGCGTAACCGCACGGATCGACAATCCGGTTTTTATAAATCTTGGTACAGGATATCTGGGCATTGTTCCGCTGCCGGTAATTTATATGTTAGTTATTATGTTCATTGTGTTTTTAATTCTGAATAAAAGCGCCCTGGGGCGTCATATATATGCTACCGGAGGCAATGAACGGGCCGCTATTTACAGCGGTATTAATGTGCGGCGGATTCGGCTCTTTGTGTATATTTTCAGCGGTGTTATGGCCTCCGTTGCGGGCATGACCCTGGCTGCCCGCTCCTACAGCGGTAACCCGATTTTTGGGAACGGCGCCGAGATGGACGCCATTGCCGCCTGCGTCCTTGGCGGGGTCAGTATGAACGGCGACGGGGGCTTCATCGGCGGGACCTTTATCGGCGCCCTGATTATCGGCGTCCTGAATAACGGGCTAAATCTGATGGGCATCGATTCTTTCTGGCAGACTATTCTTAAAGGGGTAGTTATTTTAGTTGCAGTTTATGTAGACTATTTAAAGAGCCTGAAAAAAGCCGGCATAAAATAG
- a CDS encoding alpha/beta hydrolase, translating into MAFLSGNIYSKSLLMDTRIQLFLPQDGRRYVWKERPKTLILLHGLSDDASVWGRMTAVQRYAERYNLALVMPEVHRSFYHDMKNGQKYYHYITEELPELLETMFSVSLKREDLMIAGLSMGGYGALRCAFDHPERFGCCGAFSGAYNLKALIQEAPSMVEILGDWPADIRGIFGENPVISESADIPVILKKAKAVSQAAGVPLPKLYMVCGTADFIYQHSVDTHNLLNELGIEHRFDEFPGAFHEWDVWDEAIERMLKLFLGEGRKDWV; encoded by the coding sequence ATGGCCTTTTTAAGCGGAAATATTTATTCAAAATCTCTGTTGATGGATACCCGGATTCAGCTTTTCCTGCCCCAGGATGGGCGGCGTTATGTGTGGAAGGAACGTCCCAAAACCCTCATTCTGCTCCATGGACTTTCCGATGATGCCTCGGTCTGGGGTAGGATGACTGCGGTGCAACGTTATGCCGAACGCTACAATCTGGCGTTAGTTATGCCGGAAGTACACCGCAGCTTCTATCACGATATGAAAAATGGGCAGAAATACTACCACTATATAACGGAAGAGCTGCCGGAACTGCTGGAAACTATGTTTTCGGTTTCTTTGAAACGGGAAGATCTGATGATAGCAGGGCTTTCCATGGGTGGATACGGCGCCCTCCGCTGCGCATTCGACCATCCGGAGCGTTTCGGCTGCTGCGGCGCCTTTTCCGGCGCCTATAACTTGAAGGCCCTGATTCAGGAAGCTCCAAGTATGGTGGAAATCCTGGGGGACTGGCCTGCGGATATACGGGGCATCTTTGGAGAAAACCCGGTAATAAGCGAATCTGCGGACATCCCCGTAATTCTGAAAAAGGCCAAGGCTGTAAGCCAGGCTGCGGGAGTCCCCTTGCCCAAACTGTACATGGTCTGCGGTACCGCCGATTTTATCTACCAACATTCGGTGGACACCCATAATCTGCTTAATGAGCTGGGTATAGAACACCGGTTTGATGAATTTCCCGGCGCCTTCCATGAATGGGATGTCTGGGACGAGGCGATTGAACGGATGCTGAAACTATTCCTGGGCGAAGGGCGTAAGGATTGGGTTTAA
- a CDS encoding GolD/DthD family dehydrogenase gives MISYHGADANFSLEGKTAIITGGAAGIGNATAQFFAKKGVNLILADLNPETDSIAKKIGPKHIGVVGNICDGAYRKHVLEAGVKTFGKIDILVNSAGIGVLEKAEILSEDYWDRTLNINLKASFMMAQVFGSYLIEKKLPGSIVSLASQAGVIALDKHVAYCASKGGIISMTQVLALEWGKYDIRVNCVSPTVVLTELGHKAWDGPVGDAFKKEIPAERFAEPDEIAGVIAFLCSDTAAMITGHNLLVDGGYTSK, from the coding sequence ATGATATCTTACCATGGAGCTGATGCTAATTTTTCCCTGGAAGGGAAAACCGCTATTATTACCGGAGGCGCCGCCGGAATAGGCAATGCTACGGCACAGTTTTTTGCCAAGAAAGGCGTGAATCTCATTCTGGCGGATCTGAATCCGGAAACGGATTCCATCGCTAAAAAAATCGGACCTAAACATATCGGCGTTGTGGGGAATATCTGCGATGGCGCCTATCGTAAGCATGTACTGGAAGCGGGTGTGAAGACCTTTGGAAAAATTGATATACTGGTAAACAGCGCCGGTATCGGGGTTCTGGAAAAGGCGGAGATCCTTTCCGAAGATTACTGGGATCGTACTTTAAACATTAACCTTAAGGCCAGTTTTATGATGGCCCAGGTTTTCGGTTCCTATTTAATTGAAAAAAAGCTTCCCGGCTCTATTGTCAGTCTGGCTTCCCAGGCGGGTGTTATCGCCCTGGATAAACATGTGGCGTACTGTGCCAGTAAGGGGGGGATCATTTCCATGACCCAGGTTCTGGCCCTTGAATGGGGTAAGTACGACATACGGGTGAATTGCGTATCCCCTACGGTGGTATTAACCGAGCTTGGTCATAAAGCCTGGGACGGACCGGTGGGAGACGCCTTTAAGAAGGAAATCCCCGCCGAACGGTTTGCCGAACCTGATGAAATCGCCGGGGTTATCGCTTTCCTGTGCAGCGATACTGCGGCCATGATTACCGGACATAATTTGCTTGTTGACGGCGGATATACAAGTAAATAG
- a CDS encoding dihydroxyacetone kinase subunit DhaK — MQRILNNPDDIVDEMLKGFVKVHGDIVTTTDNPRVLKRKDIPAGKVGVVTGGGSGHKPAFIGYIGENLCDAVAVGEICSSPTAAAFLDAFKTADRGKGVACLYGNYSGDNMNVKMAVKMAKKEGLEVKTVVANDDVASAPKDEQEKRRGVAGEVLMWKVGGAKAAAGGNLDEVIAAAQKAIDNTRSVGIGLTPCTLPAVGHPNFEIKPGTMEVGIGHHGEPGIEVCPLETAAQMAKRMVDVVLPDYPFVSGDEVVVLVSGLGATPIMEIYVLYDEIEKLIAGKGIRIHRGYAGNYFTSLEMMGATLTVMKLDDELKKLVDMPCYSMGIKQK; from the coding sequence ATGCAGCGTATCCTAAATAATCCGGATGATATTGTTGATGAAATGCTCAAGGGCTTCGTCAAAGTACATGGTGATATTGTAACAACCACGGATAACCCCAGGGTTCTTAAGCGGAAAGATATTCCTGCCGGCAAGGTCGGAGTGGTTACCGGCGGCGGTAGTGGGCATAAGCCGGCCTTTATCGGTTATATCGGGGAAAATCTCTGCGATGCTGTGGCGGTGGGGGAGATTTGTTCTTCCCCTACGGCGGCGGCCTTTCTGGATGCCTTTAAGACGGCGGATCGGGGCAAGGGCGTGGCCTGTCTCTACGGGAACTACTCCGGGGACAACATGAATGTAAAGATGGCGGTTAAGATGGCCAAAAAGGAAGGTCTTGAAGTAAAGACCGTGGTGGCCAATGACGATGTCGCTTCGGCCCCCAAGGACGAGCAGGAAAAGCGGCGGGGTGTGGCCGGGGAAGTGCTGATGTGGAAAGTCGGCGGCGCTAAAGCCGCCGCCGGCGGGAACCTGGATGAGGTTATCGCCGCAGCCCAAAAAGCCATTGATAATACCCGCAGCGTTGGTATCGGCCTAACCCCCTGTACCCTGCCTGCGGTGGGGCATCCTAATTTTGAAATTAAACCGGGAACCATGGAAGTCGGTATCGGCCACCATGGGGAGCCGGGGATTGAGGTCTGTCCCCTGGAAACTGCAGCCCAGATGGCCAAACGGATGGTGGATGTGGTTCTGCCCGACTATCCTTTCGTTTCGGGGGATGAGGTGGTGGTATTGGTATCCGGGCTGGGCGCTACGCCGATTATGGAGATCTATGTGCTCTATGACGAAATAGAAAAACTCATCGCCGGAAAGGGTATCAGGATCCACCGGGGGTATGCGGGAAATTACTTCACCTCTCTCGAAATGATGGGTGCAACTTTGACCGTCATGAAGCTGGACGATGAGCTTAAAAAATTGGTGGATATGCCCTGCTACAGCATGGGTATCAAACAAAAATAG
- the dhaL gene encoding dihydroxyacetone kinase subunit DhaL — MGGFKVKDGKPVLLKMVAGIQQNKDYLGEVDGLIGDGDHGMNMNKGFTMFAEQIAAKDIGFTEGLDELGNLLFSKIGGSMGPIYGSIFMSMAESIEDLEEIDTADVSKMVNAGLDGLHEVVKGEVGDKTLVDTLAPANEALKQAAKAGKSLPEALEEMKAAAAKGRDSTKDLVAKFGRSSRLGERSRGVLDAGAVSCCIILTTIADGIVEQLRAGA, encoded by the coding sequence TTGGGTGGATTTAAAGTCAAAGACGGTAAGCCGGTTCTTTTAAAGATGGTTGCGGGGATTCAACAGAATAAGGACTACCTTGGGGAAGTTGATGGCCTTATCGGAGACGGCGATCATGGTATGAATATGAACAAGGGCTTTACCATGTTTGCTGAGCAGATAGCAGCTAAGGATATAGGCTTTACCGAGGGGCTGGATGAACTGGGGAACCTTCTGTTTTCCAAGATTGGCGGCTCCATGGGACCAATCTATGGGTCAATTTTTATGAGCATGGCGGAATCAATAGAAGATCTTGAAGAGATAGATACTGCGGATGTTTCAAAAATGGTAAATGCCGGACTTGACGGCCTGCATGAAGTGGTAAAGGGCGAAGTTGGGGATAAGACCCTGGTGGATACCCTGGCGCCGGCTAATGAGGCCCTTAAACAGGCTGCAAAGGCGGGGAAATCCCTTCCCGAAGCGTTAGAAGAAATGAAAGCCGCCGCCGCAAAGGGCAGGGATTCAACCAAGGACCTGGTGGCCAAGTTCGGCCGTTCCAGCCGTCTGGGAGAGCGTTCCCGGGGAGTCCTGGACGCCGGGGCCGTATCCTGCTGCATCATTCTTACCACCATAGCGGATGGTATTGTTGAACAGCTAAGGGCGGGCGCCTGA
- the rpiB gene encoding ribose 5-phosphate isomerase B, whose product MHTIVIGCDNAAVPMKNMLIKFLESKGVTVENKGCDSADDPTNYPSVAKRVCQAIIESGYTKRGILVCGTGIGMAMSANKFKGIRAACCHDNFSAERSILSNNANVLTMGERVIGHELAKKIVGEWITLEFKEGPSSPKVQEIIAIENANMK is encoded by the coding sequence ATGCATACTATTGTTATCGGCTGCGATAATGCTGCGGTTCCCATGAAAAACATGTTGATCAAGTTTCTGGAGAGTAAGGGTGTTACCGTGGAGAACAAGGGCTGCGACAGTGCCGATGACCCAACCAATTATCCTTCGGTAGCAAAAAGGGTTTGCCAAGCTATCATCGAAAGCGGATACACTAAGCGGGGCATCCTGGTTTGTGGTACCGGTATCGGCATGGCCATGTCGGCAAATAAGTTTAAGGGTATCCGTGCGGCCTGTTGTCACGATAATTTTTCTGCGGAACGTTCCATACTCAGCAATAACGCTAATGTGCTTACCATGGGAGAGCGGGTTATTGGCCATGAGCTGGCGAAGAAAATTGTGGGGGAATGGATCACCCTGGAATTTAAAGAAGGCCCCTCATCACCCAAGGTTCAGGAAATCATCGCCATTGAAAACGCAAATATGAAATAG
- a CDS encoding DeoR/GlpR family DNA-binding transcription regulator: MTERHNRILELLAQNHRIEVAILAELLDVSQVTVRKDLDQLEERGLIRREHGFALFGSFDDVGRRMAFHYDIKRRMAKAAAELVEDEETVMIESGSCCALLAEELANSKRDVTIVTNSAFIANHIRHAPYGKVILLGGEYQKNSQVLVGPIMRKYTEFFMADKFFIGTDGFTTKFGFTGRDHYRAQAVRDMAEQAKRIIVLTESEKFFHQGVEGLVRIEDVAAVFTDDKIPHDIDTFLTERKIIVNKVPAVVQPIATVLGNVVR, translated from the coding sequence ATGACGGAAAGACACAACCGAATTTTAGAACTCCTGGCTCAGAATCATCGGATTGAGGTGGCGATTCTGGCTGAACTCTTGGATGTTTCGCAGGTAACGGTGCGAAAAGACCTGGATCAGCTTGAAGAACGGGGACTTATACGCCGGGAACATGGATTTGCCCTTTTTGGCTCCTTTGATGATGTGGGAAGACGTATGGCCTTTCACTACGACATCAAACGAAGGATGGCAAAGGCCGCCGCGGAACTAGTGGAGGATGAGGAGACGGTGATGATAGAATCCGGTTCCTGCTGCGCCCTTCTGGCGGAGGAACTGGCTAACAGTAAGCGGGATGTTACTATTGTCACTAATTCCGCCTTTATCGCCAACCATATACGGCATGCGCCCTACGGAAAGGTAATCCTCCTGGGAGGGGAATACCAGAAAAATTCCCAGGTTCTGGTTGGGCCTATAATGCGGAAGTACACCGAGTTTTTTATGGCCGATAAGTTTTTTATCGGGACCGATGGTTTTACCACGAAATTTGGATTTACCGGAAGGGATCATTATCGGGCCCAGGCGGTACGGGATATGGCAGAACAGGCAAAGCGGATCATCGTTTTAACGGAATCTGAAAAATTCTTCCACCAGGGTGTTGAAGGCTTGGTTCGGATCGAGGATGTCGCGGCGGTATTCACGGATGATAAAATCCCCCATGACATTGATACATTCTTAACCGAAAGAAAGATCATCGTTAATAAGGTACCCGCAGTTGTCCAGCCCATTGCCACCGTGCTGGGAAATGTTGTTCGGTAA